One window of the Deltaproteobacteria bacterium genome contains the following:
- a CDS encoding MFS transporter, whose amino-acid sequence MSSPSSAPLQQPASPHIALQEHPRGADSYQWFIVGVATWFTAIGMQNVLFSWLVVSELHAKAEWVGIAQSATMLPSVLLILVGGAIADRHDRRSLLIGLHLLAAFLSAGLVFLVASAKLTLPLLLVYAVAAGSVQAFVMPARDALLSEVAGPNLMRAVTSLTLVQWGTQAVGALAAGSARWVGTVPALCVHCLIVLSGVLPLRKLSPMPTVHGAVRRQLRLSEIVEGVREVLHSPVLLPVFLLVTAVGILFIGPFMVVFPILVRDYYGGDIGQLALLNMMFPVGTILGSAGLLWYGQIRRKGAAQLGALVFGSCCLGVIAVGLPFWGTLAAGGAWGLGAAVFTNTGRTMFQEQAPPSHRARVLSVYMFGFMGASGLIGAPLSGVLVARIGPLATCAVASGVMLTVLACTFLFTNVSRME is encoded by the coding sequence GTGTCATCACCATCATCCGCGCCATTACAACAGCCCGCTTCCCCTCACATTGCCCTGCAAGAGCATCCTCGCGGAGCCGACTCATATCAATGGTTCATCGTCGGGGTGGCGACATGGTTCACTGCCATTGGCATGCAAAACGTGCTCTTTTCCTGGCTGGTCGTCAGTGAGTTACATGCCAAGGCGGAATGGGTGGGGATCGCGCAAAGTGCGACGATGCTTCCCTCAGTGTTGCTGATCCTGGTCGGCGGAGCGATAGCGGATCGCCATGATCGTCGTTCGCTGCTCATCGGACTCCATCTTTTGGCGGCCTTTTTATCAGCTGGTCTTGTATTTCTTGTGGCGAGCGCCAAACTCACCCTTCCTCTTTTGCTTGTCTATGCGGTGGCGGCGGGGAGTGTGCAGGCATTTGTAATGCCTGCGCGTGATGCTCTGCTCTCTGAGGTCGCGGGTCCGAATCTGATGCGCGCCGTCACTAGTCTCACCCTGGTGCAGTGGGGCACGCAAGCGGTAGGCGCCTTGGCGGCTGGGTCGGCGCGTTGGGTCGGCACGGTGCCTGCCCTGTGTGTGCACTGTCTTATCGTTCTGAGCGGCGTCCTCCCGCTGCGTAAACTCTCTCCCATGCCAACCGTGCATGGCGCCGTTCGCAGACAACTCCGTTTAAGCGAAATTGTCGAAGGGGTGCGTGAAGTTCTACACTCTCCCGTTTTGTTGCCAGTATTTTTACTGGTAACTGCGGTTGGGATTTTGTTCATTGGTCCTTTCATGGTGGTCTTCCCGATTCTCGTGCGGGACTACTATGGCGGCGACATCGGGCAACTGGCGCTGCTCAATATGATGTTTCCCGTGGGAACGATCCTCGGTTCGGCGGGGCTGCTGTGGTATGGCCAAATACGTCGGAAAGGCGCTGCTCAGCTCGGCGCGCTCGTTTTCGGTTCTTGTTGCCTTGGCGTCATTGCCGTGGGGCTCCCTTTCTGGGGAACGCTTGCCGCGGGAGGCGCATGGGGACTAGGCGCTGCAGTCTTTACCAACACTGGGCGGACGATGTTTCAAGAACAAGCCCCGCCTTCGCACCGTGCCCGCGTGCTGTCCGTCTACATGTTCGGTTTCATGGGCGCCTCGGGCCTTATTGGAGCGCCGTTGTCTGGAGTCTTGGTAGCGCGCATCGGCCCTTTAGCGACGTGTGCGGTGGCGAGCGGTGTGATGCTGACTGTGCTTGCCTGCACGTTTCTGTTCACAAATGTCTCACGGATGGAGTAA
- a CDS encoding LLM class F420-dependent oxidoreductase — protein sequence MKIGVSVFLTGRSGNPGDIAREAENLGFESFWVAEHIAVPTQYTTFYPRSADGKVPPFYAELVDPFIALMAAAQTTKTIKLGTAISLLPQHDVITVAKTTATLDLYSNGRFIFGVGAGWFAEEAQLFGVQFGKRWKHVRESVEALRELWTKEEVSYEGEFVKFPPLKIGPKPAQKPCPPIYLGAHDPKYALKRVAQYADGWFPANLPPEKFAEAIPEIKRLAKEQGRNPEAIEFGVLMMAQGDGPSLDTMKKYQDAGVSRLITLAWAAASGSGVEAVKGLASIAERGQKV from the coding sequence ATGAAAATCGGAGTCTCGGTTTTTTTGACAGGGAGGAGTGGGAATCCTGGCGATATCGCGCGCGAAGCGGAGAACCTCGGATTCGAGTCGTTTTGGGTGGCTGAGCACATTGCCGTGCCGACCCAGTACACCACCTTCTATCCGCGCTCGGCGGACGGCAAGGTGCCGCCATTTTATGCCGAGTTGGTCGATCCCTTTATCGCGCTGATGGCGGCGGCGCAGACCACGAAGACGATCAAGCTGGGGACGGCGATCTCGCTGCTGCCGCAGCACGACGTGATTACTGTGGCGAAAACCACGGCGACGCTCGATCTCTACTCCAATGGTCGTTTCATCTTCGGCGTCGGCGCCGGTTGGTTCGCCGAAGAGGCGCAACTCTTTGGCGTGCAGTTCGGCAAGCGTTGGAAACATGTCCGTGAATCTGTGGAAGCGCTGCGTGAACTCTGGACCAAGGAAGAAGTCAGCTATGAAGGTGAGTTCGTCAAATTTCCGCCGCTCAAAATCGGCCCCAAACCGGCGCAGAAGCCGTGCCCGCCCATCTATCTCGGAGCCCACGATCCTAAATACGCGTTGAAGAGAGTGGCCCAGTATGCTGACGGTTGGTTTCCGGCGAACTTGCCGCCGGAGAAATTCGCGGAAGCGATTCCAGAGATTAAGCGGTTAGCGAAAGAGCAGGGCCGCAACCCCGAGGCAATCGAGTTCGGGGTGCTGATGATGGCGCAAGGTGACGGGCCTTCTCTGGATACCATGAAAAAATACCAAGATGCTGGCGTCAGTCGCCTCATTACGCTTGCCTGGGCCGCAGCTTCCGGCAGCGGCGTCGAGGCAGTGAAAGGTCTGGCCTCGATCGCGGAGCGGGGGCAGAAGGTGTGA